CCCTTCACAAGCACAATCCTATCTCCCACCTCAGCGTCTCCCGGGAGCAGAGCCAAAAACCCATTCTCGCCACGTCCCAGTCGTCGTTCGTACACGGGCTCCAGCAAGCTAGCAAACTCGCTATAGTCACGCCACGTGCGCATCACATACCCCAGAAAGGCCAAGGGACGAAACAAGCTATCCACACGCCATTGATGCAAGTGGAAAACGGGTCGCAGACTGGATCGCCACGAGTAAAAGAGCTGGGCCGTCGCGTGTCGGCCACCAGAGGTAAAGGTACCCACACAGAGCGTCTGCCAGTAGACGGCGAGCGGGTCGTAGCCGTCCTCAAACCCTGGGTCAGTGGACGGCGTATCCTGGCTGCTCTTTGACGATACTGAAGACTTCTGCGCAAATGCCTCCCAGTCCCAGAAGGTGGCCAGGTGCGGGACAACCGACGACAGCTCCCAATAGATTGCCATGACGAGCATAAATAGCTGGCCCAGAGAGGCCAAGCGCGCCATAAGTGTATCGCCCGCCTTGATAGGCTTGAAGCCGCTGCCGTCTCGTTGGAGGCGATGCAGGACGGGTGAGACATATGTGATGGTCATCACCTCGTGGCCAGCGAGCACGAGGAGACGGTCGTCGGTGAAGCGTGGTGTCGCCTTGGTGCCGCAAGAGGCGTGAGTCTGACGCAATTTTCCTCGAGCGTCATGCATGAGAGGGCGAGGGCCGCTTGGTGCACTCCAGTCGGGCACCCAAGATGGAAGCTCCAAGTTGGTAGTTGGAGTGCATGCTCCAAGAACATTGAGGTTACCCAATTGCAGTAGCAGCTGCCGAGTAGCATGACAGTACACCTGGCTAGTCGACAGTCTGTAGTCAGCCTCGATCGCAAAGGAACCAGCCGAGTTGTCTGCGTCCGCGTCTATAAGCCCCAGTAGGGCGTAGACCTTGTCCCTGGGATCCGAGGCTTGTCGAAAACGGCATTGAACCAGTAGTTCCAGCAACGTCTGCTCTGGCGTCGTAGTCGATGGGCGCTGCCTCTGCTCCCACAAAGCATGCGTTGACAGGTAGGGTATCACGATGGGATCGACAATTATCCCAAGCGTGACGGGGTTCCAAATACCAAGAGCAAACCCGTAATTGATACCAGCCGAGAAGCGTTCCCAGTCCATGGTAAAAGTGCCAGCCATGATCACGGCGTGTGACGCGAGGAGAATTTCCTGAACGGTCCAGGCACGGAACCACCACTCGGCACAGGCAAGGTGGAGGATGCTAAAGTCGTCTCTAAAGCGGTCGAAGAGCGGGCTCTCTGTGAGCTTCAGCTGCAGCATTGCCAGAGTCGGATTGTAGGGGTCGATGTCCATGGAAGGGTGTTGCCTAGAGATGGCCTCAGCTGCGAGCTCATCGACCATGGCGAACGCCTTTGCTGTGTACGCAGGACG
This region of Fusarium falciforme chromosome 5, complete sequence genomic DNA includes:
- a CDS encoding HET domain-containing protein, which gives rise to MSYRAWKQVERTFERLTQGKNSIEEDHPAHGTLPDRTRNELISEPYEYAALAGGPGSIRLLQLLPGTRQDDIACNLVEYSLDSRLQEYDALSYVWGDKTNLTPIQINERTLMVTTNLRTALFNIRKPDQPCTLWVDAVCIDQNSVLERNHQVSIMADIYRNAARTIVWMGDSRPAYTAKAFAMVDELAAEAISRQHPSMDIDPYNPTLAMLQLKLTESPLFDRFRDDFSILHLACAEWWFRAWTVQEILLASHAVIMAGTFTMDWERFSAGINYGFALGIWNPVTLGIIVDPIVIPYLSTHALWEQRQRPSTTTPEQTLLELLVQCRFRQASDPRDKVYALLGLIDADADNSAGSFAIEADYRLSTSQVYCHATRQLLLQLGNLNVLGACTPTTNLELPSWVPDWSAPSGPRPLMHDARGKLRQTHASCGTKATPRFTDDRLLVLAGHEVMTITYVSPVLHRLQRDGSGFKPIKAGDTLMARLASLGQLFMLVMAIYWELSSVVPHLATFWDWEAFAQKSSVSSKSSQDTPSTDPGFEDGYDPLAVYWQTLCVGTFTSGGRHATAQLFYSWRSSLRPVFHLHQWRVDSLFRPLAFLGYVMRTWRDYSEFASLLEPVYERRLGRGENGFLALLPGDAEVGDRIVLVKGGRVPLLLRRDGEGQYRLVGEAYVHGIMDGEMFEEAKCVEMKMR